The following proteins come from a genomic window of Pirellula staleyi DSM 6068:
- a CDS encoding HD domain-containing protein: MLPEKILQSAADFVRERFAHDSSGHDWQHISRVRQMAVKLAAEEGADLYVTELAALMHDVDDWKLTPGASAEHADKTPETRRFLQSIAVPQPVIDQVCDIITRLSFKGAGVATPMHSLEGQCVQDADRLDAIGAIGIARAFAYGGAKGRQMIDDTVEPEMHGSFESYKKNKGPTVNHFYEKLLLLKDRINTESAKRIANERHEFMQLFLQQLSAECRGIH; this comes from the coding sequence ATGCTCCCCGAAAAGATCCTTCAATCTGCAGCCGATTTTGTACGCGAGCGATTTGCGCACGACAGCAGTGGTCACGATTGGCAGCACATCAGTCGCGTGCGGCAAATGGCGGTGAAACTCGCGGCGGAAGAAGGGGCCGATCTGTACGTGACCGAACTCGCGGCGCTGATGCACGACGTCGACGACTGGAAGCTCACCCCCGGCGCGTCGGCTGAGCATGCCGATAAAACCCCCGAAACTCGCCGGTTTTTGCAGTCGATTGCAGTCCCGCAGCCGGTGATCGATCAGGTGTGCGACATCATCACTCGGCTGAGCTTCAAGGGTGCTGGTGTTGCAACGCCGATGCATTCGCTCGAAGGGCAGTGCGTTCAGGATGCCGACCGGCTCGATGCGATTGGAGCGATCGGCATCGCTCGCGCGTTTGCTTATGGCGGCGCGAAAGGGAGGCAGATGATCGACGACACCGTCGAGCCCGAGATGCACGGCTCCTTTGAGTCGTATAAGAAAAACAAAGGCCCGACGGTGAACCATTTCTACGAGAAGCTGCTGCTGCTCAAGGACCGGATCAACACCGAGTCGGCCAAGCGCATCGCCAATGAGCGGCACGAGTTCATGCAACTGTTCTTGCAGCAGCTGAGCGCCGAGTGTCGTGGCATTCACTAG
- a CDS encoding ABC transporter permease subunit/CPBP intramembrane protease, whose translation MNWNNVRLIFLRELRDQLRDRRTLFTIAILPILLYPLMGMTVLQVQQFLRESPSRVLVIGGDTLPSDPVLLDGNKFALDVCPESEQRLIALELAQDAPQSSSDEAIREYAQKQIKDKDFDAVVFFPPDFGLRIEKLRSPLRDSYDSAAQKSADRDASPAATDNSVTENSAADAVKPEHVPEPLVIRNSASDKSRVASHRIDDVLHRWRERVVQENLRQSNVPLSAVRPFELTSTDIAEVESRRAAIWSKILPFVLLVWALTGAFYPAIDLCAGEKERGTLETLLSSPAGRSEIVVGKLLTVMSFSVGTSVLNLASMGATGTFIITQMKQMSGVNLPIDLGPPPLFATLWLLVALIPIAALFSALSLAIAAFARSSKEGQYYLMPLLLISLPLMTLPLLPSAKLDLGFSFIPITGVMLLLRTLIEGEYFEALRYSPIVIGVTAVCCILSIRWAVEQFSNESVLFRESERFGLGLWLRHLVRDRQDLPTAGEAMLCGVLLLVIRFFVSFVIPMPASWQDFVNSTAVLQIALIAAPACLMAIMLTRRPLETLMLRRPSYWLTLPAAVLLAATLHPTMIWISTQIGILYPLSDETRAQLAPFETLIMSAPLWQAMLLIAVTPAICEELAFRGFILSGLRTTGHKWPAIVISSIFFGLAHGVLQQSLAAVVVGCVIGYVAVKSGSLWTGVLYHLTHNALSLTLGRVAMTGSAKQGPLAMIYNHEGEEFGYTLAVTFAGLVIAIALAIWLKRLPYHRLDEELLQEALADQTSYSTAKLST comes from the coding sequence ATGAACTGGAACAACGTCAGGCTGATTTTTCTCCGCGAACTGCGCGATCAATTGCGCGATCGACGGACCCTGTTCACGATAGCTATCCTGCCGATTCTGCTCTATCCCTTGATGGGGATGACCGTGCTGCAAGTGCAGCAATTCTTGCGAGAAAGTCCCTCGCGCGTCCTCGTTATCGGCGGCGATACGCTGCCGAGCGATCCAGTGCTGCTCGATGGCAATAAGTTCGCGCTCGATGTTTGTCCCGAGTCGGAACAGCGGCTCATTGCCCTCGAACTCGCGCAAGATGCGCCGCAGAGTTCCAGCGACGAAGCGATTCGCGAGTATGCCCAAAAGCAGATCAAAGATAAAGACTTCGACGCCGTCGTTTTCTTCCCACCCGACTTCGGCCTGCGGATCGAAAAGCTGCGCTCGCCGCTGCGCGATTCGTACGATAGCGCCGCGCAAAAGTCGGCTGATCGCGACGCGTCACCTGCAGCCACCGACAACAGCGTCACTGAAAACAGTGCGGCCGATGCCGTGAAGCCCGAGCATGTTCCTGAACCCCTGGTGATTCGCAACTCGGCGAGCGACAAATCGCGGGTCGCTTCGCACCGCATCGACGATGTGCTCCATCGCTGGCGCGAGCGTGTGGTGCAAGAGAACCTCCGACAAAGCAACGTCCCTCTTTCGGCCGTCCGGCCGTTCGAACTCACCAGCACCGACATCGCTGAAGTCGAATCGCGCCGCGCAGCAATCTGGAGCAAGATCCTCCCCTTCGTCCTGCTCGTTTGGGCCCTCACCGGCGCGTTCTATCCCGCCATCGATCTCTGCGCTGGTGAAAAAGAACGTGGCACGCTCGAAACGCTCCTCAGCTCACCCGCTGGTCGAAGCGAAATCGTGGTCGGCAAACTCCTCACCGTCATGAGCTTCAGCGTCGGCACCTCGGTGCTAAACCTGGCCAGCATGGGAGCAACCGGCACCTTCATCATCACGCAAATGAAACAGATGAGTGGCGTGAATCTGCCGATCGATCTCGGCCCGCCACCTTTGTTTGCAACCCTCTGGCTCTTGGTCGCCCTCATTCCAATCGCAGCGCTGTTCAGCGCTTTGTCGCTCGCCATCGCCGCGTTTGCACGCAGCTCGAAAGAGGGACAGTACTACCTGATGCCGCTGCTGCTGATCTCGCTCCCGCTGATGACCCTGCCGCTGCTGCCTTCTGCAAAACTCGATCTCGGCTTCAGCTTCATTCCGATCACCGGCGTGATGCTACTGCTCAGGACCCTCATCGAAGGGGAATATTTCGAGGCCCTGCGCTATAGTCCCATCGTCATCGGTGTCACCGCTGTCTGCTGCATCCTGTCGATCCGCTGGGCGGTCGAACAGTTCAGTAACGAATCGGTGTTGTTCCGCGAAAGCGAACGCTTTGGGCTGGGACTTTGGCTCCGACATCTCGTCCGCGATCGTCAAGATCTGCCCACCGCTGGCGAGGCGATGCTCTGCGGCGTGCTCCTCTTGGTGATTCGGTTCTTCGTCAGCTTCGTGATTCCGATGCCTGCCTCGTGGCAAGATTTTGTGAACAGCACCGCTGTGCTGCAAATCGCACTCATCGCCGCCCCGGCATGCTTGATGGCGATCATGCTGACACGTCGCCCCCTCGAAACCTTGATGCTACGACGACCGAGCTACTGGCTCACGCTCCCAGCCGCCGTACTGCTCGCCGCGACACTGCATCCCACCATGATTTGGATCTCGACGCAGATCGGCATCCTCTATCCGCTGAGCGACGAGACTCGCGCTCAGCTCGCCCCGTTTGAAACGCTCATCATGAGCGCGCCGCTCTGGCAAGCGATGCTGCTGATCGCCGTGACCCCCGCGATTTGCGAGGAACTGGCGTTCCGTGGTTTCATCCTTTCGGGACTTCGCACCACCGGGCACAAATGGCCCGCAATTGTGATTTCGAGCATCTTTTTCGGCCTCGCCCACGGTGTGCTGCAGCAATCGCTCGCCGCTGTGGTGGTCGGCTGTGTGATTGGTTATGTCGCCGTGAAATCGGGAAGCCTCTGGACCGGCGTCCTCTATCACCTGACACACAACGCCCTCAGTTTGACGCTGGGACGAGTCGCCATGACAGGCAGCGCGAAACAAGGTCCCCTGGCGATGATCTACAACCATGAAGGGGAAGAATTTGGCTACACGCTGGCGGTCACATTCGCCGGACTCGTGATTGCCATTGCACTTGCGATTTGGCTGAAGCGACTTCCCTATCACCGCCTCGACGAAGAACTGCTGCAAGAGGCACTGGCCGATCAAACCTCGTACAGCACCGCCAAACTCAGCACCTAA
- a CDS encoding ATP-binding cassette domain-containing protein yields the protein MIHVRDLTKSYADIRRGKFVALAGISFDAHAGQIYGLLGPNGAGKTSALRILSTVLRPTSGSARVNGYDVLTQPSLVRHQIGFVSCNTAVYDRMTAFEMVEYFGKLYGLSKEQLEARMNELFDRLQMHEIRDVLGAKMSTGMKQKVSIARALVHDPPVLIFDEATAGLDVLVARALLKEVAQLRDAGKCVIFSTHIMREAERLCDRIAIMHRGHILAEGSLDELRSTYAENDLEELFFQLISKREEAAESTGKSAATAEARKAGNSP from the coding sequence ATGATCCACGTACGCGATCTCACGAAGTCCTACGCCGATATTCGGCGCGGCAAGTTCGTCGCCTTAGCCGGCATCTCGTTCGACGCTCACGCCGGACAGATCTACGGCCTGCTCGGACCCAATGGCGCTGGCAAAACGAGTGCCCTGCGCATTCTCAGCACCGTGCTCCGCCCCACCAGCGGCAGCGCTCGCGTGAATGGCTACGACGTTCTCACACAACCATCGCTCGTGCGTCATCAAATCGGTTTTGTGTCGTGCAACACCGCCGTCTACGATCGCATGACTGCGTTCGAGATGGTCGAGTATTTTGGCAAGCTCTACGGACTGTCGAAAGAACAACTCGAAGCCCGCATGAACGAACTGTTCGATCGCTTGCAGATGCACGAAATTCGCGATGTGCTCGGGGCGAAGATGTCGACCGGCATGAAACAAAAAGTATCGATCGCTCGCGCGCTCGTGCACGATCCACCTGTTCTGATTTTCGACGAAGCGACCGCTGGGCTCGATGTGCTTGTCGCTCGCGCTCTGCTGAAAGAAGTGGCGCAGCTGCGCGACGCCGGTAAGTGCGTCATCTTCTCGACCCACATCATGCGCGAGGCCGAGCGACTCTGCGACCGCATCGCCATCATGCATCGCGGGCATATTTTGGCCGAAGGTTCGCTCGACGAACTTCGCTCCACCTACGCCGAAAACGATTTGGAAGAGCTCTTTTTTCAGCTCATCTCGAAGCGAGAAGAAGCTGCTGAAAGCACGGGCAAGAGCGCCGCGACAGCCGAGGCACGGAAGGCAGGTAACTCGCCATGA
- a CDS encoding DinB family protein — MNAYAPLIDRYAAGPERLRELVIDLTPDELRARPIAGKWSTLEVVAHIADFEPIFLDRMKRVIAEEESPIRSGDENLFFQRLKYEHRQLACELALIEACRAHAVTILRNITDADFAREGIHSELGRVSLQGLLEKVTGHIEHHLPFIEEKRRALRGS, encoded by the coding sequence ATGAATGCTTACGCACCGTTGATCGATCGCTATGCTGCCGGCCCTGAGCGGCTGCGCGAGTTGGTGATTGATCTCACGCCCGATGAACTTCGCGCACGACCGATTGCTGGCAAATGGTCGACCCTCGAGGTAGTGGCACATATCGCCGACTTCGAACCGATTTTTCTCGACCGCATGAAGCGGGTGATCGCCGAAGAGGAATCGCCGATTCGCAGTGGCGACGAGAACTTGTTTTTTCAGCGTCTGAAGTACGAGCATCGGCAGCTTGCGTGCGAGTTAGCGCTCATTGAAGCTTGTCGAGCGCATGCGGTCACTATCTTGCGTAACATCACTGATGCCGACTTTGCCCGCGAAGGAATTCACAGCGAACTAGGACGTGTGAGCCTCCAGGGTTTGCTGGAAAAAGTAACGGGGCACATCGAACATCACTTGCCTTTTATTGAAGAGAAGCGTCGAGCCCTGCGAGGGAGTTAG
- a CDS encoding PhoH family protein, whose amino-acid sequence MTEATIPLTHPQRVLTLFGARDQHLHAIRDTLGVAVVHRDGHLRVTGEESAVVRATQVLEQMQSHLGSSDDLSGEVVADFLARAQGKRTLVAGPPIDVVNVSKRISPRTAGQARYVQAIRESDITFAIGPAGTGKTYLAVAVAVEALKQHQIRKIVLVRPAVDAGESLGFLPGDMHAKINPYLRPLLDSLADMVDYDLMKRYMETDVVEIAPLAYMRGRTLNEAFIILDEAQNATVAQMKMFLTRMGIGSKIVISGDTTQVDLPRPSASGLTDALARLRDIQGISIVQLTKSDIVRHRLVQEIVRAYEEEPKAAIARRTR is encoded by the coding sequence ATGACTGAAGCAACCATCCCACTGACTCACCCGCAGCGTGTGCTGACGCTCTTCGGAGCCCGCGATCAGCATTTGCACGCGATCCGCGACACGCTTGGTGTAGCAGTGGTTCATCGCGACGGTCATCTCCGTGTCACTGGCGAAGAGTCGGCTGTGGTACGCGCGACCCAAGTCCTCGAGCAAATGCAATCGCATCTTGGCTCTAGCGACGATCTCAGCGGAGAAGTCGTGGCCGACTTCCTCGCGCGCGCTCAAGGAAAACGAACGCTTGTCGCCGGACCACCCATCGATGTGGTGAATGTTTCGAAGCGCATCAGCCCCCGAACGGCGGGGCAGGCTCGCTACGTTCAGGCCATTCGCGAGAGCGACATCACGTTTGCCATCGGACCTGCCGGGACAGGCAAGACCTATCTTGCCGTCGCTGTTGCTGTCGAAGCATTGAAGCAGCATCAGATTCGGAAGATCGTGCTCGTACGTCCTGCTGTCGATGCGGGAGAGAGTTTAGGCTTCCTGCCGGGCGACATGCACGCCAAAATTAACCCCTATCTCCGTCCGCTTCTCGATTCGCTCGCCGACATGGTCGACTACGACTTGATGAAGCGATACATGGAGACCGATGTGGTGGAGATCGCTCCACTGGCCTACATGCGAGGACGTACGCTCAACGAAGCGTTCATCATTCTCGACGAAGCGCAAAACGCGACCGTCGCACAGATGAAAATGTTCCTCACCCGAATGGGCATCGGATCGAAGATCGTGATTTCGGGCGACACCACGCAGGTTGATCTTCCGCGTCCTAGTGCCAGCGGACTGACCGACGCCCTGGCTCGCCTCCGTGATATTCAAGGCATTAGTATCGTACAATTAACGAAGTCCGACATTGTCCGGCATCGCTTGGTGCAAGAGATCGTGCGGGCTTACGAAGAAGAACCCAAGGCAGCCATCGCGCGGCGAACTCGCTAA
- a CDS encoding HDIG domain-containing protein: MSYGPNRRYKPGRGGSLGLSRSSLSRLVETLSRTDVLVRLCLAFAAALILWAITGGWAPPSSFRTGYVPRRDIIARVDFSVDNIKKTDELKRQARQQAEWVYENNLRPLEEKRQELANKMSLLSQSETIDMVDPTVWREFNPPPPPDTPATDDAPKLAAIRAFFSSGMDSGKFDEALKRALLPLERSGLLNTLAHTSDQGPQGYILIRPSGEPKWSHRASIDEVQISKVKPGLKQRLLDEMQSQGGMNTNSEIVAQLTYNWLESRLPSTLSPDPIATNDEQVRAEAEVAMVSDSYRKGESELAPGGLPLGPTQMELLRHEYVAWLQEMSISRRISHSASLFGMYTALAVLCGFYIYHRKRRVLTDLRQYITLLASVITTVWLCWICAADQWRVEIIPLLLFGMTAAIAYEKELALLLSASVSLIVAFSLEQGLAEFVILVSSVAAAILLLRRIRSRTKLIYVGAFTGAVVMLTTIGVGTLAGQAFGAANIAMAFSTPEAADLVGSSLLPSLMVGAAWCGFCALLAGLLMTGLLPFIERLFDVQADISLLELGDVQHPLLQELVRRAPGTYNHSINVASIAETAAEAIHANGLLVRVGAYFHDIGKMLKPSYFVENQGSEGNRHESLQPAMSTLVIIAHVKDGADLARQHHLPQSIIDFIEQHHGTTLVEYFFRREAKRLESDPDGGELDESTFRYPGPKPQTKEAAVLMISDVVESASRALTDPTPSRIESLVHDLAMKRLLDGQFDECGLTLQELRVLEDSLVKSLTAVYHGRVKYPEHQTV, translated from the coding sequence ATGTCGTACGGACCAAATCGCCGCTACAAACCTGGACGCGGAGGCTCACTCGGGCTTTCACGCTCGTCCCTCTCCCGGCTCGTCGAAACCCTTTCGCGAACCGATGTGCTCGTTCGTTTGTGCCTCGCCTTTGCCGCCGCACTCATCCTCTGGGCGATCACGGGTGGCTGGGCTCCACCCAGTTCATTTCGCACGGGCTATGTCCCTCGACGCGACATCATTGCCCGCGTCGACTTTAGTGTCGACAACATCAAAAAGACCGACGAACTGAAGCGCCAAGCGCGGCAGCAAGCCGAATGGGTCTACGAAAACAACCTTCGTCCCCTCGAAGAAAAACGACAAGAACTTGCGAACAAAATGTCGCTCTTGTCGCAGTCGGAAACGATCGACATGGTCGATCCCACGGTCTGGCGCGAATTCAATCCACCACCACCTCCCGACACGCCGGCGACCGATGATGCGCCAAAATTGGCAGCCATCCGCGCCTTCTTTTCTTCAGGCATGGATAGTGGCAAGTTCGACGAAGCCCTCAAACGCGCGCTGCTGCCACTCGAACGCAGCGGTCTGCTGAACACACTGGCTCACACCAGCGATCAAGGGCCGCAAGGCTATATCTTGATTCGCCCCAGTGGCGAACCGAAGTGGAGCCATCGCGCTAGTATCGACGAAGTGCAGATCAGCAAAGTGAAGCCAGGCCTGAAGCAACGCCTGCTCGACGAAATGCAATCGCAAGGTGGCATGAACACCAATAGCGAAATCGTCGCACAACTCACCTACAACTGGCTCGAATCACGACTTCCCAGCACTCTCTCGCCCGATCCTATTGCTACCAACGACGAGCAAGTTCGCGCGGAAGCCGAAGTGGCGATGGTCAGCGACAGCTATCGCAAAGGGGAGTCGGAACTCGCCCCCGGCGGACTGCCACTCGGGCCAACGCAGATGGAACTTTTGCGTCACGAGTATGTCGCGTGGCTCCAAGAGATGAGCATCTCGCGACGCATCAGCCACAGCGCTTCGCTCTTCGGCATGTACACCGCACTCGCCGTGCTCTGCGGCTTCTACATCTACCATCGCAAGCGCCGTGTTCTCACCGATCTGCGCCAGTACATCACGCTCCTGGCATCGGTCATCACTACCGTTTGGCTCTGCTGGATTTGTGCCGCCGATCAATGGCGTGTCGAGATCATTCCGCTATTACTCTTTGGCATGACAGCCGCCATTGCCTACGAAAAAGAACTCGCACTTCTGCTATCCGCATCGGTTTCACTCATCGTTGCATTCTCGCTCGAGCAAGGGCTCGCCGAATTCGTGATCCTCGTAAGCAGCGTAGCTGCAGCGATCTTGCTACTTCGCCGAATTCGTTCGCGAACCAAGTTAATCTACGTCGGCGCGTTTACCGGTGCAGTGGTGATGCTCACCACGATTGGTGTCGGCACTCTCGCCGGACAAGCCTTCGGTGCTGCCAACATCGCCATGGCCTTCTCCACTCCGGAAGCCGCTGATCTGGTCGGTAGCTCGCTGCTTCCATCACTGATGGTTGGTGCTGCTTGGTGTGGATTTTGTGCGTTGCTCGCCGGTCTGCTCATGACCGGTCTACTCCCATTCATCGAACGTTTGTTCGACGTGCAAGCCGACATCAGCCTGCTGGAACTCGGCGATGTGCAGCATCCACTGCTGCAAGAACTCGTGCGCCGGGCACCTGGCACTTATAACCATTCGATCAACGTCGCATCGATTGCCGAAACAGCAGCCGAAGCGATTCATGCCAATGGTCTGCTTGTTCGTGTGGGGGCTTACTTCCACGACATCGGGAAGATGCTGAAACCCTCGTATTTTGTGGAAAATCAGGGCTCCGAAGGAAATCGTCACGAATCGCTTCAGCCCGCTATGAGCACCCTCGTGATCATCGCCCACGTGAAGGATGGAGCCGACCTTGCACGTCAGCATCACCTGCCGCAATCGATCATCGATTTTATCGAACAGCATCACGGCACCACGCTGGTCGAATACTTCTTCCGCCGCGAAGCCAAACGACTCGAGTCCGATCCCGATGGTGGTGAACTGGACGAAAGCACCTTCCGCTATCCTGGTCCGAAGCCGCAAACCAAAGAGGCGGCTGTTCTCATGATTTCGGATGTGGTGGAAAGCGCGAGTCGCGCACTGACCGATCCCACCCCGTCGCGTATTGAAAGTCTCGTGCACGATTTGGCGATGAAGCGTTTGCTCGACGGCCAGTTCGATGAATGTGGACTCACGCTGCAAGAGCTGCGCGTGCTCGAAGACAGCCTCGTCAAGTCGCTCACGGCAGTCTATCACGGCCGCGTGAAGTATCCTGAACATCAGACGGTCTAG
- the ybeY gene encoding rRNA maturation RNase YbeY yields the protein MQVTNRQTRHKIDKKLLSSAVRKVLALGEIKSAEISVAVVDGDEMHQLNRQYLQHDYTTDCLSFVLDFEDDHLEGEVIVSADYAAQESLQYGWRMEDELLLYVIHASLHLIGHDDHEESDIAKMREAEKQILAQFGLERR from the coding sequence GTGCAAGTGACGAATCGTCAAACGCGGCACAAAATCGATAAGAAGCTGCTATCTAGCGCCGTTCGCAAAGTGCTCGCACTCGGCGAGATTAAGTCTGCTGAAATCAGCGTCGCGGTGGTCGATGGCGACGAGATGCATCAGCTCAACCGTCAGTATCTGCAGCACGACTACACTACCGATTGCCTCAGCTTTGTGCTCGACTTCGAGGACGACCACCTCGAAGGGGAGGTGATCGTCTCGGCCGACTATGCGGCTCAAGAATCACTGCAGTATGGCTGGCGCATGGAAGATGAACTGCTCCTCTACGTCATCCATGCGTCGCTCCATCTCATCGGGCACGACGATCACGAAGAGTCCGATATTGCCAAGATGCGTGAAGCTGAAAAACAGATCCTGGCGCAGTTTGGCCTCGAGCGTCGCTAG